The nucleotide sequence GATCAGGTTTTGAGTTCCGCCAGAACCTGCGCCATGTCGCGCAGGCTGCCGGGAGGAAAGAAGCCGTTGATGCGGGTGATGACCTGCTGGATGAGCCCGTCCGGGCACGAGGCCCCGCCGGTGATTAGCACGGTCTTGGGGCCCTCGCCGTCCTTCCACAGCGGCAGCTGCTCGGTGTGGCCGGCGGAACCGCGACCGGCGGAGGGGAAGACGTAGTGGAGGATCTGGGCGGGGGAGAGGATGCTCTTCTCCGACTGGATGAAGTAGGCGCGCTGGCCCAGTTGCTGTTCGCACACCCGGTAGAGCTGGTAGGTGTTGGAGCTGTTCTTGCCGCCGACGACAAAGGCGGCGTCCAGCGGGACGGTGAGTGCGCGCTGCAAGGCGTCCTGGTTGACCTGGGTGGCGTAGCAGAGCGTGTCCTTGCGGTCCGCGCCGCCGACGTGGTCGGCGGTGGCGGCGGCGCCGAACCGGGTGGCGAAGACCGACTTGAAGTACTCGATGATCGCGGCGGTCTCGTTCATCAGCAGCGTGGTCTGGTTGACCACGGCGAGGCGGTCGAGGTGGCGGGCCGGGTCGAACCCCGGGGTATGCAGGCCGGCAAAGCGCGTGAGGATGGCGGCGCGTTTGGCCTCGTCGGGCGCGGCGATGTAGTCGCCGAGCAGCCGGGCCTCGTCGAGGTTGCGGATGATGAGGGAGGGGGCGTGGCGGCGGGAATTGGAGAACGTGGCCTTGGTCTCCTCGTGTTCGCTCTTGCCGTGGATGATGACGGTGTACCCGGCACGGCCGAAGTCGCGGGCCGCCTTCCAGACCTTTTCCACCAGCATGCAGGTCGCGTCGTATTGGGCCACCTTGAGCCCCTTGCGGATCAGGCGGCGCTTGTCCTCGTCGGTCGCGCCGAAGGCGGGGATGATCACCACGTCGTCGCTGGTCAATGAGTCCCACAGCACGGGTTCGGTGGAACCGGGTTTGACCGGGACGCCCGCCGGGCTGATCGGCACGCCCTTGTCGGTTTGCAGGTAGCGCAGGCCGCGGCCGAGGAGGTCCTCGTTCACAAACGGGTTGTGGATCAGTTCGCTGAGCATGAAGACCCGGCGGCCGGGGTTTTCGGCGAGGGTCTCGTAGGCGCGCTCGATGGCGTTTTTCACGCCTAGGCAGAAGCCGAAGTGGCTGGGGATGATGTAGCGCACGGCGCCGAAATCGAGCACGGCGGGGGCGCTGGCAGTCCGCTCGTTGGTGCGGGCGAGGGCCTTGATGGCCTCGCAGAGCTGGCTTTGGTACAGGCTGCGGGCGGCATCGTCCTGCTGGTAGATCGCGCGGTTGCGGTGGCGTTCGACGCGGAAGCGGTAGATGTAGTCGTTCTCGCCGAGGTGCAGGTAGGGAATCTCGATGAGGTGGGGTTCGAGCCCGGCGAGGACGGCCGCCAGGGACGCGGCCTGGGCGGGGCGGGTCTGGTCCAGTTGCTCGAGGGAGCGGAAGCTGACCTCGGCATCCAGCGGGTCGGTGTCTACTTGGGTGAAAAACACGCGGTAGGAGAGCGCGCCGGCGGTGCAGGTGAAATACTCGGCCGGGGGCAGCGGGGTGGGGAAGCAGGCCTGGAGGCGGGCGGTGGCCATCGCCTCGTCCGCACCCACGAAGGCCAGGCCCTGCCGCGTGCCAGCCTGGCGGACGGCCAGCTGGTTGCTGAGGTTGAAGGCGAGGATGACGACCTGGGCGGGGACGGACATTCCCTTCACGGAACCACAACCCCGCCGGGGGTCAACCGCCGGGATGCCGCCGGGATGCCGCCGGGATGCCGCCGGGAGCCGTTGGTCCAGATGGGGCTTTATGCGGGAGGAGATGCGTTGTAACTTCTTTCCCGTTCCAGGGTTTTATCAGCCATGCCATCACCACGCGATGACGATCCATCCTTCGCCGGTTTTATGACCGGGGCAACTGGCGACCTCCGCCACGCCACCCGTTTGCTTTGGAAGACCAAGGGCATTACGGCCACCACGCTGCTCACCCTGGCGCTCTGCATCGGGGCCACGACCGCCATTTTCTCCTCGGTCTATGCCCTGATGCTGAAGCCGCTGCCGTTCAGTGAGCCGGAGCGCATCGTCGAACTCTACACCTCCGCGGCCAAGGCCGGGCTCAACAAGATGCCGGCCAATGTGCCGATCTATCTCGATTACGGCAAAAACGCGACCTCCTACGAGTTGATCGCGCTCTGGTCCTTCGGCCAGCAGATGGTCGGCGAGGAGCAGAATCCCGTCCGACTCGACATGGCGCGGGCCACGGCCGAGATCTTCCCCCTCCTCCGAATCCAGCCGCTGCTCGGGGCGTTTTTCACGCAGGAGCAGAACAAGCCCGGGGCCGACAAGGTCGTGGTGCTCACACAGACGTATTGGCGGACGCACCACGCCGAGTACCCGGAGGTCATCGGCAAGGAGATGCGGATCGGGAATGAGAACTTCCGGATCATCGGTGTGGCGCCCCGTGTGCTCGAGGCGTGGGATGCGCGGATCAACTTCGTGATCCCGCTATCCTGGCCGCCGGAACAGGAAAACCCGCAGGGACGCTACGGGGTGGGGCTCCAGCTTTTTGGCCGGCTCAAGCCCGGTATCGCGGCCGGCTCGGCCGATGCCGAGGCGAAGACGATCGAGCAGCGTTACGTGGAGGCGTCCCCGCCGCAGACCAAGGCCTTCGCCGAGCG is from Lacunisphaera limnophila and encodes:
- the ispH gene encoding 4-hydroxy-3-methylbut-2-enyl diphosphate reductase, whose translation is MSVPAQVVILAFNLSNQLAVRQAGTRQGLAFVGADEAMATARLQACFPTPLPPAEYFTCTAGALSYRVFFTQVDTDPLDAEVSFRSLEQLDQTRPAQAASLAAVLAGLEPHLIEIPYLHLGENDYIYRFRVERHRNRAIYQQDDAARSLYQSQLCEAIKALARTNERTASAPAVLDFGAVRYIIPSHFGFCLGVKNAIERAYETLAENPGRRVFMLSELIHNPFVNEDLLGRGLRYLQTDKGVPISPAGVPVKPGSTEPVLWDSLTSDDVVIIPAFGATDEDKRRLIRKGLKVAQYDATCMLVEKVWKAARDFGRAGYTVIIHGKSEHEETKATFSNSRRHAPSLIIRNLDEARLLGDYIAAPDEAKRAAILTRFAGLHTPGFDPARHLDRLAVVNQTTLLMNETAAIIEYFKSVFATRFGAAATADHVGGADRKDTLCYATQVNQDALQRALTVPLDAAFVVGGKNSSNTYQLYRVCEQQLGQRAYFIQSEKSILSPAQILHYVFPSAGRGSAGHTEQLPLWKDGEGPKTVLITGGASCPDGLIQQVITRINGFFPPGSLRDMAQVLAELKT